In Deinococcus terrestris, one DNA window encodes the following:
- a CDS encoding M16 family metallopeptidase: MTAHSPRKALILTLALLTGGVAAAQTAPAAPVPAAARTALPAGVTLVTEVEGIREYRLRNGLRVLLFPDTSRTTFTLNVTYLVGSRHEGYGETGMAHLLEHMVFKGTPTSGNILESLGKRGADFNGTTSQDRTNYFETMTNSGDNLAWAIRMEADRMVNSKISAEDLKTEMTVVRNEFEAGENNPFGLLYKQVQSVAFDWHNYGNTAIGNRSDVENVPVSRLKAFYQRYYQPDNAVVTLAGNFDAAQALGMIADAFGPIRRPWRTLPPLYTVEPAQDGERSVTVRRVGDQQFLLAAYHMPSVRHPDMPALMVLDQILADEPAGRLYKALVPTGQATAIASLTNSASDPGLMMYAAVLGKDDNAAPAQATLLATLENASKTAFTEEDVARVRTRVVSSYEQLLAKPETVGVTLSEYIAAGDWRLLFKLRDELAKVTPADVQRVAATYLKPSNRTLGVFVPTAQPDRVAITPAPSAAELLRGYQGRAAIASGETIDPSPTALEARILREKVAGADVALLPKKTRGERVEFVLSLDFGNPDTARTGRDAADFIAPLLTRGSQGLTRQQLSDRLEAIKTQLSVSGGATGATVRVSTDRQNLPEALALVRKVLREPTFPEAEFAEIKKSALDSLEGGRNEPEAVAGQALSRVFMPEGAKRGDLAYVPTLDESIADTRAVTLAQVRDYYAKVWGAGRAQVAVVGDFDPQTIRAALPELLGGFASGVPYQRVILPLTTPKAQDLVLNVPDKANAVYLASLNFPLRDDHPDYPALAVAMRVFGSGTDSRLFNRLRQQDGLSYGAGGGVNVSSQDEKGSFSTYAIFNPGVTDRVATAMREELVRARDRGFTAQEIEAAKSALLQEARVARSDDANLASGLASQLYLGRTYAFRAGFEERLKTVTPEMAQAAFRKYVDPANLVVVRAGTFGK, from the coding sequence ATGACTGCCCACTCCCCCCGCAAGGCCCTGATCCTCACCCTCGCCCTCCTGACCGGAGGCGTGGCTGCCGCGCAGACCGCCCCCGCCGCGCCCGTCCCTGCTGCGGCCCGGACCGCCCTGCCCGCCGGGGTGACCCTCGTGACCGAGGTGGAGGGCATCCGCGAGTACCGCCTGCGCAACGGGCTGCGCGTGCTGCTGTTTCCCGACACGTCGCGGACCACCTTCACCCTGAACGTGACCTACCTCGTCGGCAGCCGCCACGAGGGCTACGGCGAGACGGGCATGGCGCACCTCTTGGAGCACATGGTCTTCAAGGGCACGCCGACCAGCGGCAACATCCTGGAGAGCCTGGGCAAGCGCGGTGCGGACTTCAACGGCACCACCAGCCAGGACCGCACCAACTACTTCGAGACGATGACCAACAGCGGGGACAACCTCGCCTGGGCGATCCGCATGGAAGCCGACCGTATGGTGAACTCGAAGATCAGCGCGGAGGACCTCAAGACCGAGATGACGGTCGTGCGGAACGAGTTCGAGGCCGGGGAGAACAACCCCTTCGGGCTGCTGTACAAGCAGGTCCAGTCGGTGGCCTTCGACTGGCACAACTACGGCAACACGGCCATCGGCAACCGCTCGGACGTGGAGAACGTGCCGGTTTCGCGCCTCAAGGCCTTCTACCAGCGCTACTACCAGCCTGACAACGCGGTGGTGACCCTGGCGGGGAACTTCGATGCCGCGCAGGCGCTGGGCATGATCGCCGACGCCTTCGGCCCTATCCGCAGGCCCTGGCGGACGCTGCCGCCGCTGTACACCGTGGAGCCCGCGCAGGACGGCGAGCGCAGCGTGACCGTGCGGCGGGTGGGCGACCAGCAGTTTCTGCTGGCGGCGTACCACATGCCCAGCGTGCGGCACCCCGACATGCCCGCGTTGATGGTGCTCGACCAGATTCTGGCCGACGAACCCGCCGGGCGGCTGTACAAGGCGCTCGTGCCGACCGGGCAGGCCACCGCCATCGCCAGCCTGACGAACAGCGCCAGCGACCCCGGCCTGATGATGTACGCGGCCGTGCTGGGCAAGGACGATAACGCCGCGCCTGCCCAGGCGACCCTGCTCGCCACGCTGGAAAATGCGAGCAAGACGGCCTTTACCGAAGAGGACGTGGCCCGCGTCCGCACCCGCGTGGTGAGCAGCTACGAGCAACTGCTCGCCAAGCCGGAGACGGTGGGCGTGACCCTCTCCGAGTACATCGCGGCGGGCGACTGGCGGCTGCTGTTCAAGCTGCGCGACGAGCTGGCGAAAGTGACCCCCGCCGACGTGCAGCGGGTGGCGGCCACCTACCTCAAACCCAGCAACCGTACCCTGGGCGTGTTCGTGCCCACCGCCCAGCCCGACCGGGTGGCGATCACCCCGGCTCCCAGCGCGGCCGAACTGCTCAGGGGCTACCAGGGCCGCGCGGCCATCGCCTCGGGCGAGACCATCGACCCCAGCCCCACTGCCCTTGAGGCCCGCATCCTGCGCGAGAAGGTCGCGGGCGCGGACGTGGCCCTGCTGCCTAAAAAGACGCGCGGCGAGCGGGTCGAGTTCGTCCTGAGCCTCGACTTCGGCAACCCCGACACGGCCCGCACCGGCAGGGACGCCGCCGACTTTATCGCGCCGCTGCTCACGCGCGGCAGCCAGGGCCTGACGCGTCAGCAGCTCAGCGACCGGCTGGAGGCGATCAAGACGCAACTGAGCGTGTCGGGGGGCGCGACCGGGGCCACCGTGCGCGTCAGCACCGACCGCCAGAACCTCCCCGAGGCCCTGGCCCTGGTCCGCAAGGTGCTGCGCGAGCCCACCTTCCCCGAGGCCGAGTTCGCGGAGATCAAGAAGTCGGCCCTCGACAGCCTCGAAGGGGGCCGCAACGAGCCGGAGGCGGTCGCCGGGCAGGCCCTCTCGCGGGTCTTCATGCCCGAGGGGGCCAAGCGGGGTGACCTCGCCTACGTCCCCACCCTCGACGAGAGCATCGCGGATACCCGCGCGGTCACGCTGGCGCAGGTGCGCGACTACTACGCGAAGGTGTGGGGCGCGGGCCGGGCCCAGGTCGCGGTGGTCGGGGACTTCGACCCGCAGACGATCCGGGCGGCGCTGCCGGAGCTGCTCGGCGGGTTTGCCAGCGGCGTGCCCTACCAGCGCGTCATCCTGCCACTGACCACCCCGAAGGCGCAGGACCTCGTGCTGAACGTGCCCGACAAGGCGAACGCCGTGTACCTCGCCAGCCTGAACTTCCCGCTGCGGGACGACCACCCCGACTACCCGGCGCTGGCCGTCGCCATGCGGGTCTTTGGCTCGGGCACCGACTCGCGCCTTTTCAACCGCCTGCGCCAGCAAGACGGCCTGAGCTACGGCGCGGGCGGCGGCGTGAACGTCTCCAGCCAGGACGAGAAGGGCAGCTTCAGCACCTACGCGATCTTCAATCCCGGCGTGACCGACCGGGTGGCGACCGCCATGCGCGAGGAACTCGTCCGCGCCCGCGACCGGGGCTTTACCGCCCAGGAGATTGAGGCCGCCAAGTCCGCTCTCCTTCAGGAAGCCCGCGTGGCCCGCAGCGACGACGCCAACCTCGCCTCCGGCCTGGCGAGCCAGCTTTACCTGGGCCGCACCTACGCCTTCCGCGCCGGGTTCGAGGAGCGGCTGAAGACCGTCACTCCCGAGATGGCGCAAGCGGCTTTCCGCAAGTACGTGGATCCGGCGAATCTGGTGGTGGTGCGGGCGGGAACGTTCGGGAAGTGA
- the queG gene encoding tRNA epoxyqueuosine(34) reductase QueG, with protein MNAAEVLSDLAVSLGADAVGWAPAQVPAPAVAEYASWLGAGRHAGMEYLERQLPARSDPASRLEGAGSVLVLGVSHAFADPGIPPGGVRVGRVARYAWTPDYHDQLQPVLTRLEEEAARLGVRARGYVDHGPVMERLFAAGAFLGWRGKSGMTVSTRLGAFVTLAVLLTDLPFEGTAEAHPDRCGRCFRCVAACPTGAIGDDRKIDARRCISYLTIEHRGPLPHDLRPGVGDWLFGCDVCSEVCPWSQKAGPLARLFQPHPELAHPDLSAFFGVSERQFERRFAGTAFLRPRRKGMARNALTVLGNTHAPQGWSLLLAGAEDPAWEVREAAAWALGQWNETGRMRLLLDDPHEAVRETAARALTPAS; from the coding sequence GTGAACGCCGCCGAAGTCCTCTCCGACCTCGCCGTCTCCCTCGGCGCGGACGCGGTGGGCTGGGCGCCCGCGCAGGTTCCGGCCCCGGCGGTGGCTGAGTACGCGAGCTGGCTGGGGGCGGGGCGGCACGCGGGAATGGAATACCTGGAACGGCAGCTTCCGGCCCGCTCGGACCCGGCCTCGCGGTTGGAGGGGGCGGGGAGCGTGCTGGTGCTGGGCGTGTCGCACGCCTTCGCAGACCCCGGCATCCCTCCGGGCGGCGTGCGGGTGGGGCGGGTGGCCCGCTACGCCTGGACGCCCGACTACCACGACCAGCTTCAGCCCGTGCTGACCCGGCTGGAGGAGGAAGCCGCTCGGCTGGGCGTCCGGGCACGCGGTTACGTGGACCACGGCCCGGTGATGGAGCGCCTCTTCGCGGCCGGGGCCTTTCTGGGGTGGCGGGGCAAGTCGGGCATGACCGTAAGCACGCGGCTGGGGGCGTTCGTGACGCTGGCGGTGCTGCTCACCGACCTGCCGTTCGAGGGCACGGCCGAGGCCCATCCCGACCGCTGTGGCCGCTGCTTCCGCTGCGTGGCCGCCTGCCCGACCGGGGCCATCGGGGACGACCGTAAGATTGACGCCCGGCGCTGCATCTCGTACCTCACCATCGAGCACCGGGGGCCACTGCCGCACGACCTGCGCCCCGGCGTGGGCGACTGGCTCTTTGGCTGCGACGTGTGCTCGGAGGTCTGCCCGTGGAGCCAGAAGGCGGGGCCGCTCGCCCGGCTGTTCCAACCCCACCCGGAGCTGGCGCACCCGGACCTCTCGGCCTTTTTCGGCGTCAGCGAGCGGCAGTTCGAGCGCCGCTTCGCGGGCACCGCCTTCCTGCGTCCCCGCCGCAAGGGCATGGCCCGCAACGCACTGACCGTGCTGGGCAACACCCATGCGCCCCAGGGCTGGTCCCTCCTGCTCGCCGGGGCGGAGGACCCTGCCTGGGAGGTCCGGGAGGCGGCGGCGTGGGCGCTAGGGCAGTGGAATGAAACGGGCCGGATGCGCCTGCTGCTGGACGACCCCCACGAGGCGGTGCGGGAGACGGCGGCGCGGGCCTTGACCCCGGCTTCATGA
- a CDS encoding nuclear transport factor 2 family protein, translating into MATLTEQFMQALRTTEDSRDPTPLVELFAEDSTLRNLTTQEWSGKDGARDFWTRYLENFDTIHSEFFHHSDDGSTGLMEWEATGQLAGGHDIAYRGSSVIEHDGQKVQAFRTYYDSAAFVKPAVEGSEQS; encoded by the coding sequence ATGGCGACCCTGACCGAACAGTTCATGCAGGCCCTGCGGACCACCGAGGACAGCCGCGATCCGACCCCCCTCGTGGAACTCTTTGCGGAAGATTCGACCCTCCGCAACCTGACCACCCAGGAGTGGAGCGGCAAGGACGGGGCGCGGGACTTCTGGACCCGCTACCTGGAAAACTTCGACACCATCCACAGCGAGTTTTTCCACCACTCTGACGACGGCAGCACGGGGCTGATGGAGTGGGAAGCGACCGGGCAGCTCGCGGGCGGGCATGACATCGCTTACCGGGGTAGTAGCGTGATCGAGCACGACGGCCAGAAGGTGCAGGCCTTCCGCACCTACTACGACTCGGCCGCCTTCGTGAAGCCCGCCGTGGAGGGCAGCGAGCAGAGCTGA
- a CDS encoding glutaminyl-peptide cyclotransferase, producing the protein MRPRSPLLPLLAALLSLSIPAEAAQTAAAPVLKPTVTARYPHDRGAFTQGLQYLGGGTLLESTGQVGESGVRRVNLRTGQVLRQVPTPIASAFGEGVTLLGDVAYHITWQTGVAFALDGETLREQGRYRYTGEGWGITHDGKSLIMSDGSSSLFWRDPRTFAVTRTLRVTDRGQPVKNLNELEYVQGQIYANVWLTDRIARIDPRTGRVTAWLDVGELLEEASDRADRSGRPLTFDDVPNGIAYVPERGTLLLTGKRWPVLFEVKVPGVTAVTTKR; encoded by the coding sequence ATGCGCCCCCGCTCTCCCCTGCTGCCCCTCCTCGCGGCGCTCCTCTCCCTCTCTATTCCGGCTGAGGCCGCGCAGACCGCCGCCGCGCCCGTCCTCAAGCCCACGGTCACCGCCCGCTACCCGCACGACCGGGGGGCCTTTACCCAGGGCCTCCAGTACCTCGGCGGGGGCACCCTGCTGGAAAGCACCGGGCAGGTGGGCGAGTCGGGGGTGCGGCGGGTCAATCTGCGGACCGGGCAGGTGCTGAGGCAGGTGCCCACGCCGATCGCCAGCGCCTTCGGGGAGGGTGTGACGTTGCTGGGCGACGTGGCCTACCACATCACCTGGCAAACGGGCGTGGCCTTCGCCCTCGACGGCGAGACGCTGCGCGAGCAGGGGCGCTACCGCTATACGGGCGAGGGCTGGGGCATCACCCACGACGGCAAGAGCCTGATCATGAGCGACGGTTCCTCCAGCCTGTTCTGGCGCGACCCGCGCACCTTCGCGGTCACGCGGACCCTGCGGGTCACTGACCGGGGCCAGCCCGTGAAGAACCTCAACGAGCTGGAATACGTGCAGGGCCAGATTTACGCCAACGTGTGGCTCACCGACCGCATCGCCCGCATCGACCCGCGCACGGGGCGGGTGACTGCGTGGCTGGACGTGGGCGAGCTTCTGGAGGAGGCCAGCGACCGCGCCGACCGTTCCGGGCGCCCGCTCACCTTCGATGACGTGCCCAACGGTATTGCCTACGTGCCCGAACGCGGCACCTTGCTGCTGACCGGCAAGCGCTGGCCGGTGCTGTTCGAGGTCAAGGTGCCGGGCGTGACGGCGGTGACGACCAAGCGGTGA
- a CDS encoding kinase, with product MTVPPQLIVLRGNSGSGKSSVARALRERSGYGMAWVEQDYLRRVLLREHDVPDGKNIELIALNVSYALEHGYHVVLEGILTARNYGPMLERLHHEHGGSSHFYLFDLPFEETVRRHATRPQAREFGPEMMRGWYQERDRLPFVEERIIPADSTLEATVERLWHETGLQHAQDAVG from the coding sequence GTGACGGTCCCGCCCCAGCTCATCGTGCTGCGCGGCAACTCGGGCAGCGGCAAGAGTTCGGTCGCCCGTGCCCTGCGCGAGCGTTCCGGGTATGGAATGGCCTGGGTGGAACAGGACTACCTGCGGCGCGTGCTGCTGCGAGAGCATGACGTGCCGGATGGCAAGAACATCGAGCTGATCGCCCTGAATGTCAGCTATGCCCTGGAACACGGCTATCACGTCGTTCTGGAAGGCATCCTGACGGCCCGGAATTACGGCCCGATGCTGGAGCGTCTGCACCACGAGCACGGGGGATCGAGCCACTTCTATCTCTTCGACCTCCCCTTCGAGGAGACGGTGCGGCGCCACGCCACCCGGCCCCAGGCGCGGGAGTTCGGGCCGGAGATGATGCGCGGCTGGTATCAGGAACGCGACCGGCTGCCGTTCGTGGAGGAGCGGATCATTCCCGCTGACAGCACGCTGGAAGCGACCGTCGAACGGCTCTGGCACGAGACGGGATTACAGCACGCTCAGGACGCCGTCGGCTGA
- the tmk gene encoding dTMP kinase, with translation MTPLFLTFEGPEGAGKSTQLRRLAVRLEAAGVAHTVTREPGGTGLGTRVREVLLDPALDMDPLPEFLLYSASRAQLVREVLRPALSRGEVVLCDRYADSSLAYQGAGRGLESGLLRAVTAEVTGGLTPDLTVLLDLDPALGLHRAAQRGQPDRLEQADLAFHERVRRGFLDLARHEPERFLVLDAARGEAELSEAIWQAVGERLAQGRQPTAS, from the coding sequence ATGACCCCCCTCTTCCTCACCTTCGAGGGTCCCGAGGGCGCGGGCAAAAGCACGCAGCTCCGGCGGCTCGCGGTGCGGCTGGAGGCGGCGGGAGTCGCCCACACGGTCACCCGCGAGCCGGGAGGCACCGGGCTGGGCACGCGGGTGCGTGAGGTGCTGCTCGACCCCGCGCTCGACATGGACCCTCTCCCCGAGTTCCTGCTGTACTCGGCCAGCCGCGCCCAGCTCGTGCGCGAGGTGCTGCGCCCGGCGCTGTCGCGGGGCGAGGTCGTGCTGTGCGACCGCTACGCCGACTCCAGCCTCGCCTATCAGGGGGCAGGGCGGGGGCTGGAGTCGGGGCTGCTGCGGGCCGTCACGGCGGAGGTGACGGGCGGCCTCACGCCCGACCTGACGGTGCTGCTGGACCTCGACCCGGCGCTGGGACTCCACCGGGCCGCGCAGCGAGGCCAGCCCGACCGTTTAGAACAGGCCGACCTCGCCTTTCACGAGCGGGTGCGCCGGGGCTTCCTCGACCTCGCCCGTCATGAGCCGGAGCGCTTTCTGGTTCTCGACGCTGCGCGAGGCGAGGCCGAGTTGTCAGAGGCGATCTGGCAGGCGGTGGGGGAGAGGCTGGCGCAGGGACGTCAGCCGACGGCGTCCTGA
- a CDS encoding Nif3-like dinuclear metal center hexameric protein codes for MTEATLQTQRGEIERDTLVRWLNDYLQIGAYPDPSLNGLQIEGTPTIRRVAASVDTSVKTLQAAADSGADLLLVHHGLFWGRPLPLTGPHRERVRTALMADLNLYAAHIPLDAHPEVGNNAMMARALSLQNARPFGDWQGHKIGLSGELPFAQSLQDFADRVQKLTGEICLVHGGGNPEVHRLGILSGSGAGAVAEAAAAGLDTLLTGEPEHKHFHDAFEYGVNVVYAGHYETEVFGVRALAAKLEDEFGLAWQFLHHPTGL; via the coding sequence ATGACCGAAGCGACCCTCCAGACCCAGCGCGGCGAGATCGAGCGCGACACGCTGGTGCGCTGGCTCAATGACTACCTCCAGATCGGCGCCTACCCCGACCCCAGCCTCAACGGTCTCCAGATCGAGGGCACGCCGACCATCCGCCGGGTGGCCGCCAGCGTGGACACCAGCGTCAAGACGCTTCAGGCCGCCGCCGACAGCGGGGCCGACCTGCTGCTCGTCCACCACGGCCTGTTCTGGGGCCGCCCGCTGCCCCTGACCGGGCCGCACCGCGAGCGCGTCCGCACGGCGCTGATGGCCGACCTGAACCTTTACGCGGCGCATATTCCCCTAGACGCCCATCCCGAGGTCGGCAACAACGCGATGATGGCCCGCGCCCTGAGCCTTCAGAACGCGCGGCCCTTCGGGGACTGGCAGGGGCACAAGATCGGACTCTCGGGCGAGCTGCCCTTCGCCCAGTCGTTGCAGGACTTCGCCGACCGGGTGCAGAAACTGACCGGGGAAATCTGCCTCGTCCACGGCGGCGGGAACCCCGAGGTCCACCGCCTGGGCATCCTCAGCGGCAGCGGGGCGGGCGCGGTCGCGGAGGCTGCCGCCGCGGGCCTCGACACCCTGCTGACCGGCGAACCCGAGCACAAGCACTTCCACGACGCCTTCGAGTACGGCGTGAACGTGGTCTACGCCGGGCACTACGAGACTGAGGTGTTCGGCGTGCGGGCACTCGCCGCCAAGCTGGAGGACGAGTTCGGGCTGGCCTGGCAGTTCCTGCACCATCCGACGGGGCTGTGA
- a CDS encoding VOC family protein, giving the protein MPSLISGLDHLQIEAPAGCEEAARAFFGVFLGLPELLKPEALRARGGAWFALPDGRQVHVGVTPDFVPREKGHPALRCPDLAAFQAHCDAHGVVYRADAEAGVPRVFLRDPFGNRLEVVEGRHESVVRDVPL; this is encoded by the coding sequence ATGCCCTCCCTGATTTCCGGCCTCGACCACCTCCAGATCGAAGCCCCCGCCGGGTGCGAGGAAGCGGCGCGGGCCTTTTTCGGCGTCTTTCTGGGACTGCCCGAGCTGCTCAAGCCGGAGGCGCTGCGGGCGCGGGGCGGCGCGTGGTTCGCCCTCCCCGACGGGCGGCAGGTGCATGTCGGCGTGACGCCGGACTTCGTGCCGCGCGAGAAGGGGCACCCGGCGCTGCGCTGCCCCGACCTCGCCGCGTTTCAGGCACACTGCGACGCGCACGGGGTGGTCTACCGGGCCGACGCCGAGGCTGGGGTGCCGCGCGTCTTTCTACGCGACCCCTTCGGCAACCGGCTGGAGGTGGTCGAGGGGAGGCACGAAAGCGTGGTCCGGGACGTTCCGCTCTGA
- a CDS encoding extracellular catalytic domain type 1 short-chain-length polyhydroxyalkanoate depolymerase, with product MNRPAALLTALLLTACGPELSRPPAVSSPAPAAGGSGLSAQATGAWVSGTYTNAYGSRFYRLWVPAGYNGSAARPLMVMLHGCTQDGYDFAAGTRMNVQADARNFLVLYPEQGSAYNGADCWNWFYDVNQRRGSGEPSLIAGMIARVKASYRVDAARVGVAGISAGGAMSSLLACTYPDHVRRVAVVAGLQYRAATTATGSVDAMRNGSLYDPNARGSACAADMGSLRRPMPTLVFHGTADSTVNPLNGTQTLAQFAQTNDLATDGVDNGNVDSVADATATATACRSYTRSDYRDSTNGSVLLRRYVVQGLGHAWPGGSTAGSYSDPCGPDATALIVDFFGF from the coding sequence ATGAACCGTCCCGCTGCCCTGCTGACTGCCCTGCTGCTCACCGCCTGCGGTCCGGAGCTGTCCCGTCCCCCCGCTGTCTCCAGCCCTGCCCCGGCTGCCGGTGGGTCGGGGCTGAGCGCTCAGGCGACGGGAGCCTGGGTGTCGGGCACCTACACCAATGCCTACGGGTCGCGTTTCTACCGCCTGTGGGTGCCCGCCGGGTACAACGGCAGCGCGGCGCGCCCGCTGATGGTCATGCTGCACGGGTGTACCCAGGACGGCTACGACTTTGCCGCAGGCACCCGCATGAACGTGCAGGCCGACGCCCGGAACTTCCTGGTGCTGTACCCCGAGCAGGGCAGCGCCTACAACGGGGCCGACTGCTGGAACTGGTTTTACGACGTGAACCAGCGCCGGGGCAGCGGTGAGCCGTCCCTGATCGCGGGGATGATCGCCCGGGTCAAGGCCAGCTACCGGGTGGACGCCGCCCGCGTCGGCGTCGCCGGGATTTCGGCGGGGGGAGCGATGTCGAGCCTTCTGGCCTGCACCTACCCCGACCACGTCCGCCGGGTCGCGGTGGTGGCGGGGCTGCAATACAGGGCCGCGACGACCGCGACCGGTTCGGTGGACGCGATGCGAAACGGCAGCCTGTACGACCCGAATGCCCGCGGCTCTGCCTGCGCCGCCGACATGGGCAGCCTGCGCCGCCCCATGCCGACCCTGGTCTTTCACGGCACGGCCGACAGCACGGTCAATCCCCTCAACGGCACCCAGACCCTCGCCCAGTTCGCCCAGACCAACGACCTCGCCACGGACGGGGTGGACAACGGCAACGTGGACAGCGTGGCCGACGCCACGGCGACTGCGACGGCCTGCCGGTCCTACACCCGCTCCGACTACAGAGACAGCACGAACGGCAGCGTCCTGCTGCGCCGGTACGTTGTTCAGGGGCTGGGGCACGCCTGGCCCGGTGGCAGCACGGCGGGGTCCTACAGCGATCCCTGCGGTCCCGACGCGACCGCGTTGATCGTGGACTTCTTCGGGTTCTGA
- a CDS encoding glycosyltransferase: MPVSPPRTVVAVPARNEAGRIGRAVRALAAQVGAGGRPLTGYEVWILVNNSADDTAGRAMQASPVGGPVRVLSCTLPPGQANVVGARRAALELAAARLGEDPDGLIVTTDADSVPAPDWLWQLQRAVCSGADAACGRILLRPEERARLPGLVRRVYLQDAAYRLAAERLTARLNPDPFDPWPRHHQHFGANLALTLRAYREVGGVPDVPHLEDVALVQSLRRHDLRVRRTPHARVHTSARLSGRVSLGLSTQLAEWHADPAAWRVPGAAEVAALARAEAALKEARKQGWHPGLPGRWLAPAAVLRRALRAPTLGLGLELAHAARLGAGLWAGHYAPVPVARALAEVRGQLQGAAPEGEAAQDSGLPSTSSR, translated from the coding sequence ATGCCGGTCTCCCCTCCCAGAACCGTCGTCGCCGTGCCTGCCCGCAACGAGGCCGGGCGGATCGGCCGGGCCGTTCGCGCCCTGGCCGCGCAGGTGGGCGCGGGCGGCAGGCCGCTGACGGGGTACGAGGTCTGGATTCTGGTGAACAACTCTGCCGACGACACGGCGGGGCGGGCGATGCAGGCCTCTCCCGTGGGCGGCCCGGTGCGGGTGCTGAGCTGCACCCTGCCCCCCGGCCAGGCCAACGTGGTGGGCGCCCGCCGCGCCGCGCTGGAGCTGGCCGCCGCCCGGCTGGGGGAGGACCCGGACGGGTTGATCGTGACCACCGACGCCGACAGTGTGCCCGCCCCGGACTGGCTGTGGCAGTTGCAGCGGGCCGTCTGCTCCGGGGCCGACGCCGCCTGCGGGCGCATCCTGCTGCGGCCCGAGGAACGGGCGCGGCTGCCCGGCCTGGTGCGGCGGGTGTACCTGCAAGACGCGGCCTACCGGCTGGCCGCCGAGCGCCTCACCGCGCGGCTCAACCCCGACCCCTTCGACCCCTGGCCCCGGCACCACCAGCATTTCGGGGCGAACTTGGCCCTGACCCTGCGGGCCTACCGCGAGGTGGGCGGCGTGCCCGACGTGCCGCACCTGGAGGACGTGGCGCTGGTTCAGAGCCTGCGCCGCCACGACCTGCGAGTCCGCCGCACGCCGCACGCCCGCGTGCACACCAGCGCCCGCCTGAGTGGCCGCGTGTCCCTGGGCCTGAGCACCCAGCTCGCCGAGTGGCATGCGGACCCCGCCGCGTGGCGGGTGCCCGGCGCCGCCGAGGTCGCGGCCCTCGCCCGGGCGGAGGCCGCGCTGAAGGAGGCCCGGAAACAGGGCTGGCACCCCGGACTGCCGGGGCGCTGGCTGGCCCCCGCCGCCGTCCTGCGCCGGGCGCTGCGTGCCCCCACCCTGGGGCTGGGGCTGGAACTCGCCCACGCCGCCCGGCTGGGGGCGGGGCTGTGGGCAGGGCACTACGCCCCGGTGCCCGTCGCGCGGGCGCTCGCCGAGGTGCGCGGGCAACTTCAGGGCGCGGCGCCGGAGGGGGAGGCCGCTCAGGACTCCGGCTTGCCGAGCACGTCCAGCCGGTAG